One region of Streptomyces leeuwenhoekii genomic DNA includes:
- a CDS encoding SsgA family sporulation/cell division regulator: MSVVEQYARAHVLTDTDLPDEEDGGAVPVVLRYDPEHDPRSVCVALPGRGSRQWTFSRALLEQGLRAPAGTGEVRVWPCGRVQAVVEFHSAHGCSVVQFDTKALLRFLRRTYTAAPAAATEPVAR, encoded by the coding sequence ATGTCCGTAGTCGAGCAGTACGCGCGAGCCCACGTCCTCACCGACACCGACCTGCCGGACGAGGAGGACGGCGGGGCCGTGCCGGTCGTGCTCCGGTACGACCCCGAGCACGATCCGCGGTCGGTGTGTGTCGCCCTGCCCGGCCGCGGCTCCCGCCAGTGGACCTTCTCGCGGGCGCTGCTGGAACAGGGACTGCGGGCACCGGCCGGGACCGGCGAGGTGCGGGTCTGGCCGTGCGGCCGGGTGCAGGCCGTGGTGGAGTTCCACTCCGCGCACGGCTGCTCGGTGGTCCAGTTCGACACCAAGGCGCTGCTGCGGTTCCTGCGCCGGACCTACACGGCGGCCCCGGCCGCGGCCACGGAGCCGGTGGCGCGCTGA
- a CDS encoding TatD family hydrolase, producing the protein MPANADKTEAPPLPEPLRVPVADSHTHLDMQSGTVEEGLAKAASVGVTTVVQVGCDVRGSRWAAETAAAHDAVHAAVALHPNEAPRIVQGDPDGWSRQGAREPGGQAALDEALAEIDRLAALAQVKAVGETGLDYFRTGEEGREAQERSFRAHIEIAKRHGKALVIHDRDAHADVLRVLKEEGAPERTVFHCYSGDAEMAEICARAGYFMSFAGNVTFKNAQHLRDALAVAPPELVLVETDAPFLTPAPYRGRPNAPYLIPVTVRAMAAVRGVDEDTMATALAANTARAFGY; encoded by the coding sequence ATGCCTGCCAACGCCGACAAGACCGAGGCCCCACCGCTCCCGGAACCCCTCCGGGTGCCGGTCGCCGACTCGCACACCCATCTCGACATGCAGTCCGGCACGGTCGAGGAAGGTCTCGCCAAGGCCGCGTCCGTGGGCGTGACGACGGTCGTGCAGGTCGGCTGCGACGTACGCGGCTCCCGCTGGGCGGCCGAGACGGCGGCGGCCCACGACGCCGTCCACGCGGCGGTCGCCCTGCACCCCAACGAGGCCCCGCGCATCGTGCAGGGCGATCCCGACGGCTGGTCCCGGCAGGGTGCCCGCGAGCCCGGCGGGCAGGCCGCGCTGGACGAGGCGCTCGCCGAGATCGACCGGCTGGCCGCGCTGGCGCAGGTCAAGGCCGTCGGCGAGACGGGGCTGGACTACTTCCGCACCGGCGAGGAGGGCAGGGAGGCCCAGGAGCGGTCCTTCCGCGCCCACATCGAGATCGCCAAGCGGCACGGCAAGGCCCTGGTCATCCACGACCGCGACGCCCACGCCGACGTCCTGCGCGTGCTGAAGGAGGAGGGCGCCCCCGAGCGCACCGTCTTCCACTGCTACTCCGGCGACGCCGAGATGGCCGAGATCTGCGCCCGCGCCGGATACTTCATGTCCTTCGCCGGCAACGTCACCTTCAAGAACGCCCAGCACCTGCGCGACGCCCTGGCCGTGGCCCCGCCGGAGCTGGTCCTGGTGGAGACCGACGCGCCGTTCCTGACACCGGCGCCCTACCGCGGCCGCCCCAACGCCCCCTACCTGATCCCGGTCACGGTGCGGGCCATGGCCGCCGTGCGCGGCGTCGACGAGGACACGATGGCCACGGCCCTCGCGGCCAACACGGCCCGCGCCTTCGGTTACTGA
- the cbiQ gene encoding cobalt ECF transporter T component CbiQ, translating to MGAGHAHRLYRQGHSPVHRLPPHTKLAAVLAFVVVVVSTPREAMWAFGLYAVLLAAVARAARVPAGFLLKRLLIEVPFVAFAVLMPFVAQGERVEVLGLSLSVHGLWGAWNVLAKGTLGVAASVLLAATTELRVLLLGLQRLRLPPLLVQIASFMIRYGDVITDEMRRMRIARQSRGFEARGVRHWGVLAKSAGALFIRSYERGERVHLAMVSRGYAGSMPVIDEVTASRAQWSYALALPLAALAVCLLGWML from the coding sequence ATGGGCGCGGGCCACGCGCACCGGCTCTACCGGCAGGGGCACTCGCCCGTGCACCGGCTGCCGCCGCACACCAAACTCGCCGCCGTCCTCGCCTTCGTGGTCGTCGTGGTCTCGACGCCGCGGGAGGCGATGTGGGCCTTCGGCCTGTACGCCGTACTGCTCGCGGCGGTGGCCCGCGCGGCCCGCGTCCCGGCCGGGTTCCTGCTCAAGCGGCTGCTGATCGAGGTGCCGTTCGTCGCCTTCGCGGTGCTGATGCCGTTCGTGGCGCAGGGCGAACGGGTCGAGGTCCTCGGGCTGTCGCTGAGCGTGCACGGGCTGTGGGGCGCCTGGAACGTGCTGGCCAAGGGCACGCTCGGGGTCGCCGCCTCCGTCCTGCTGGCCGCCACCACCGAACTGCGTGTCCTGCTGCTCGGCCTCCAGCGCCTGAGGCTGCCGCCGCTGCTGGTCCAGATCGCCTCCTTCATGATCCGGTACGGCGACGTGATCACGGACGAGATGCGGCGCATGCGGATCGCCCGCCAGTCGCGCGGCTTCGAGGCGAGGGGCGTGCGGCACTGGGGGGTGCTGGCGAAGTCGGCGGGCGCGCTGTTCATCCGCTCCTACGAGCGGGGCGAGCGGGTGCACCTGGCGATGGTGAGCCGCGGATACGCCGGTTCCATGCCGGTCATCGACGAGGTGACCGCCTCCCGGGCGCAGTGGTCGTACGCACTGGCCCTCCCGTTGGCCGCGCTGGCGGTCTGTCTGCTGGGATGGATGCTGTGA
- the rsmI gene encoding 16S rRNA (cytidine(1402)-2'-O)-methyltransferase, whose protein sequence is MTVAPGTLVLAGTPIGDIADAPPRLAEELAGADVVAAEDTRRLRRLTQALGVTPKGRVVSYFEGNESARTPELVEELVNGARVLLVTDAGMPSVSDPGYRLVAAAVERDVRVTAVPGPSAVLTALALSGLPVDRFCFEGFLPRKAGERLARLREVAGERRTLVYFEAPHRLDDTLAAMAEVFGEDRRAAVCRELTKTYEEVRRGPLGELAAWAADGVRGEITVVVEGAPERGPEQLDAAELVRRVRVREEAGERRKEAIAAVAAEAGLPKREVFDAVVAAKHSAG, encoded by the coding sequence GTGACAGTCGCACCCGGAACCCTGGTCCTCGCCGGCACCCCCATCGGGGACATCGCCGACGCCCCGCCCCGGCTCGCCGAGGAGCTGGCCGGCGCCGACGTCGTCGCCGCCGAGGACACCCGGCGGCTGCGCCGGCTCACCCAGGCCCTCGGCGTCACTCCCAAGGGGCGCGTGGTGTCGTACTTCGAGGGCAACGAGTCCGCCCGCACCCCCGAGCTCGTCGAGGAACTGGTGAACGGCGCGCGCGTGCTGCTGGTGACCGACGCCGGGATGCCGTCCGTGTCCGACCCCGGGTACCGGCTGGTCGCGGCGGCCGTGGAGCGCGACGTCCGCGTCACCGCCGTCCCCGGCCCGTCCGCCGTGCTCACCGCGCTCGCCCTGTCCGGGCTGCCCGTCGACCGGTTCTGCTTCGAGGGCTTCCTGCCGCGCAAGGCCGGGGAGCGCCTCGCCCGGCTGCGCGAGGTCGCCGGCGAGCGGCGCACCCTGGTCTACTTCGAGGCCCCGCACCGGCTCGACGACACCCTCGCCGCGATGGCCGAGGTGTTCGGCGAGGACCGGCGCGCGGCCGTGTGCCGGGAGCTGACCAAGACCTACGAGGAGGTCCGGCGGGGCCCGCTGGGCGAGCTCGCCGCCTGGGCCGCGGACGGGGTGCGCGGGGAGATCACCGTCGTCGTCGAGGGGGCGCCGGAGCGGGGGCCCGAGCAGCTCGACGCCGCCGAGCTGGTGCGCCGGGTGCGGGTGCGCGAGGAGGCGGGGGAGCGGCGCAAGGAGGCGATCGCCGCGGTGGCCGCGGAGGCGGGTCTGCCGAAGCGGGAGGTGTTCGACGCGGTGGTGGCGGCGAAGCACTCCGCGGGGTGA
- a CDS encoding energy-coupling factor ABC transporter ATP-binding protein, translated as MDAVTTATASLEVSGLAFAYPDGHQALFGVDFSIARGERVALLGPNGAGKTTLVLHLNGILSGGTGTVTVAGLPVADRHLAEIRRRVGIVFQDPDDQLFMPTVREDVAFGPAAAGVRGAELDARVDRALDLVGMRAFKDRPPHHLSFGQRRRVAVATVLATEPEILVLDEPSSNLDPASRRELADILRGLDVTVLMVTHDLPYALELCPRSLILSEGVIAADGPTADLLSDEALMRAHRLELPFGFDPRSVAGARPAAPGRP; from the coding sequence ATGGATGCTGTGACCACTGCCACCGCTTCCCTGGAGGTCTCGGGCCTCGCCTTCGCCTACCCCGACGGGCACCAGGCCCTCTTCGGCGTCGACTTCTCGATCGCGCGGGGCGAGCGGGTCGCGCTGCTCGGCCCCAACGGCGCCGGCAAGACCACCCTGGTTCTGCACCTCAACGGCATCCTCAGCGGCGGCACCGGCACGGTGACGGTCGCCGGGCTGCCCGTGGCGGACCGGCACCTGGCGGAGATCCGGCGCCGGGTCGGCATCGTCTTCCAGGACCCCGACGACCAGCTCTTCATGCCGACCGTGCGGGAGGACGTGGCGTTCGGCCCGGCGGCGGCCGGGGTGAGGGGCGCGGAGCTGGACGCGCGCGTGGACCGGGCGCTGGACCTGGTCGGCATGCGCGCCTTCAAGGACCGGCCGCCGCACCACCTCTCCTTCGGGCAGCGCCGCCGGGTGGCGGTGGCCACCGTACTGGCGACGGAGCCGGAGATCCTCGTGCTGGACGAGCCGTCCTCCAACCTCGACCCGGCCTCCCGGCGCGAGCTGGCCGACATCCTGCGCGGGCTCGACGTGACCGTCCTCATGGTCACCCACGACCTGCCCTACGCCCTGGAGCTGTGCCCGCGCTCCCTGATCCTCAGCGAGGGCGTGATCGCGGCCGACGGCCCGACCGCCGACCTGCTCTCCGACGAGGCGCTGATGCGCGCCCACCGGCTGGAGCTGCCCTTCGGCTTCGACCCGAGGTCGGTCGCCGGCGCCCGCCCGGCCGCTCCGGGCCGTCCCTGA
- a CDS encoding penicillin-binding transpeptidase domain-containing protein: MGNRKRVAERRKTRPAVLGGVIAAVVAGAGGVAAYALYGGAAAEDGTRPASAAVEKQVKTGPLTAAEVNRAARAFLTAWQQGRVAEAAAATDDARAAAALLNGYTEEARIGNVTLTPGAPAGAKVPFSVEATVSYEKTEKPFAYDSALTVVRRAGDGEPRVDWHASVVHPALADGDKLVTGEAGTPPVTALDRDGGEITAAKYPSLGTVLDGLREKYGKTAGGTAGVELRVVRGKESQARKVSDKTLLELSEGTPGTVRTTLDPALQASAEAQVAKKARASVVVLRASTGEILAVANSGHGFNTAFQGSLAPGSTMKVVTASLLIEKGLASVDAEHPCPKYFSYGGWKFQNDDKFEIKNGTFRASFARSCNTAFISQAPKLKNDDLTKQAQQVFGLSMNNWSVGVPTFDGAVPVQSAAPMAASLIGQGGVRMNPLNMASVSATVKTGAFHQPYLVSPSVDGRELATASRTMSASTLAQLRELMSYTAARGTAAKAMSGLAGDAGAKTGSAEVDGQEKPNGWFTAYRGDLAAAGVVQAGGHGGDTAGPIVAALLRQGG; the protein is encoded by the coding sequence GTGGGCAACAGGAAGCGCGTCGCCGAGCGACGGAAGACGAGACCCGCCGTGCTCGGCGGGGTGATCGCCGCGGTCGTCGCCGGCGCCGGCGGGGTCGCCGCCTACGCGCTGTACGGCGGGGCGGCCGCCGAGGACGGCACACGGCCGGCGTCGGCGGCCGTTGAGAAGCAGGTCAAGACCGGTCCGCTGACCGCCGCCGAGGTGAACCGGGCCGCCCGCGCCTTCCTCACCGCCTGGCAGCAGGGCCGCGTCGCCGAGGCCGCCGCCGCCACCGACGACGCCCGGGCCGCCGCGGCGCTGCTGAACGGCTACACCGAGGAAGCCCGGATCGGGAACGTCACCCTCACCCCGGGCGCACCGGCCGGGGCGAAGGTCCCGTTCTCCGTCGAGGCGACGGTGTCGTACGAGAAGACCGAGAAGCCGTTCGCCTACGACAGCGCGCTGACGGTGGTCCGGCGCGCGGGCGACGGCGAGCCGCGCGTCGACTGGCACGCCTCCGTGGTGCACCCCGCCCTCGCCGACGGTGACAAGCTGGTCACCGGGGAGGCCGGGACGCCGCCGGTCACGGCGCTGGACCGGGACGGCGGGGAGATCACGGCCGCGAAGTACCCCTCGCTGGGCACGGTCCTGGACGGCCTGCGCGAGAAGTACGGCAAGACCGCGGGCGGCACGGCGGGCGTGGAGCTGCGGGTGGTGCGCGGCAAGGAGTCGCAGGCGAGGAAGGTCTCCGACAAGACCCTGCTGGAGCTCAGCGAGGGCACGCCCGGCACGGTGCGGACCACGCTGGACCCGGCCCTCCAGGCGTCGGCCGAGGCGCAGGTCGCGAAGAAGGCGCGGGCCTCGGTCGTCGTGCTGCGCGCCTCCACCGGCGAGATCCTCGCGGTCGCCAACAGCGGCCACGGCTTCAACACCGCCTTCCAGGGTTCGCTGGCGCCCGGTTCGACGATGAAGGTCGTCACCGCGTCGCTGCTGATCGAGAAGGGCCTGGCGTCGGTGGACGCCGAGCACCCCTGCCCGAAGTACTTCTCCTACGGCGGCTGGAAGTTCCAGAACGACGACAAGTTCGAGATCAAGAACGGCACGTTCCGGGCGAGCTTCGCGCGCTCCTGCAACACCGCCTTCATCAGCCAGGCCCCGAAGCTGAAGAACGACGACCTGACCAAGCAGGCCCAGCAGGTCTTCGGCCTGTCGATGAACAACTGGTCGGTCGGGGTGCCCACCTTCGACGGCGCGGTGCCGGTGCAGAGCGCCGCCCCGATGGCCGCCTCCCTCATCGGGCAGGGCGGGGTGCGGATGAACCCGCTGAACATGGCGTCGGTGTCGGCGACCGTGAAGACGGGCGCCTTCCACCAGCCCTATCTGGTCTCCCCCTCGGTCGACGGGCGCGAGCTCGCCACCGCCTCGCGCACGATGTCCGCGTCCACGCTGGCGCAGTTGCGCGAGCTGATGTCGTACACGGCCGCCCGCGGCACGGCGGCGAAGGCGATGTCCGGGCTGGCGGGCGACGCGGGCGCGAAGACCGGCTCGGCGGAGGTGGACGGCCAGGAGAAGCCGAACGGCTGGTTCACCGCCTACCGGGGCGACCTGGCCGCGGCGGGCGTCGTCCAGGCGGGCGGCCACGGCGGCGACACGGCCGGACCGATCGTGGCGGCACTGCTCAGGCAGGGCGGCTGA
- a CDS encoding penicillin-binding transpeptidase domain-containing protein, translated as MGKGVKAAVVGGVFAVMLGGAGYGAYNLVSAVNGTDGGGPAPVRTGPPDEEEIRTASAKFFAAWEKGEAATAASYTNNAAAAGQLLTAYGADAHITDVDITPGAAGGTRVPFTVRARVSYEGKSAPLTYKSSLTVVRGVTTGRALVDWKPSVVHPELKEGDTLVTAESANPPIEAVGRDGGVLTKEKYPSLGPVLDTLRAKYGDKAGGRPGVELVVRHAAQETPDTPLLTLAEGEPGTLRTTLSARVQAAAERAVKRYGESSVVAVKPSTGEVLAVANNRADGFNAAFQGQVAPGSTMKIITAAMLIDNGVTSMNGPAPCPDTATWQSQTFHNLPGMAPDENATLAGSFLRSCNTAFIKLVDEEPLTDASLTTEAEERFGLGRDDWQTGIASFDGRVPASGGPDRAANAIGQGQVQMNPLNMASVTATAITGTFRQPYLVSPDLDGRRLATAKGLPASTAAQLKQMMRLTATQGTGREAMAGLGGDIGAKTGSAEVDRQAVSNSWFTGFRDDLAAAAMTEEGGHGGDAAGPIVADVLRAGG; from the coding sequence ATGGGCAAGGGGGTCAAGGCGGCCGTCGTCGGCGGCGTGTTCGCCGTGATGCTGGGCGGAGCCGGGTACGGCGCCTACAACCTGGTGTCGGCGGTCAACGGCACGGACGGCGGCGGGCCGGCACCGGTGCGGACCGGTCCGCCGGACGAGGAGGAGATCAGAACCGCCTCGGCGAAGTTCTTCGCGGCCTGGGAGAAGGGCGAGGCGGCGACGGCGGCCTCGTACACGAACAACGCCGCGGCGGCCGGGCAACTGCTGACGGCGTACGGCGCGGACGCCCACATCACCGACGTGGACATCACCCCGGGCGCGGCCGGCGGCACCCGTGTGCCGTTCACCGTGCGGGCGCGGGTGTCGTACGAGGGGAAGTCCGCGCCGCTGACGTACAAGAGCTCCCTCACCGTGGTGCGGGGGGTCACCACCGGGCGGGCCCTGGTCGACTGGAAGCCGTCGGTCGTCCATCCGGAGCTGAAGGAGGGCGACACCCTGGTCACCGCCGAGTCGGCGAACCCGCCGATCGAGGCCGTGGGCCGGGACGGCGGTGTGCTGACGAAGGAGAAGTACCCCTCGCTCGGGCCGGTGCTGGACACGCTGCGCGCCAAGTACGGCGACAAGGCGGGCGGCCGGCCCGGCGTCGAGCTGGTCGTCCGGCACGCCGCCCAGGAGACCCCCGACACACCCCTGCTCACCCTGGCGGAGGGCGAGCCGGGCACCCTGCGCACCACGCTCAGCGCGCGGGTGCAGGCGGCGGCCGAGCGGGCGGTGAAGCGGTACGGCGAGTCGTCGGTGGTGGCGGTCAAGCCGAGCACCGGTGAGGTGCTGGCCGTGGCCAACAACCGCGCGGACGGCTTCAACGCCGCCTTCCAGGGCCAGGTCGCGCCCGGCTCCACCATGAAGATCATCACGGCGGCGATGCTCATCGACAACGGGGTGACCTCGATGAACGGCCCGGCACCCTGCCCGGACACCGCCACCTGGCAGAGCCAGACCTTCCACAACCTGCCCGGCATGGCGCCCGACGAGAACGCCACCCTCGCCGGCAGCTTCCTGCGCTCGTGCAACACCGCCTTCATCAAGCTCGTCGACGAGGAGCCGCTCACGGACGCCTCGCTGACGACGGAGGCCGAGGAGCGGTTCGGGCTGGGCCGGGACGACTGGCAGACCGGGATCGCCTCCTTCGACGGCCGGGTGCCCGCCTCCGGCGGCCCGGACCGCGCCGCCAACGCCATCGGCCAGGGCCAGGTGCAGATGAACCCGCTGAACATGGCCTCGGTGACCGCCACCGCCATCACGGGCACCTTCCGCCAGCCCTATCTGGTCTCCCCCGACCTCGACGGGCGGCGGCTCGCCACCGCCAAGGGGCTGCCGGCGAGCACCGCCGCCCAGCTCAAGCAGATGATGCGGCTGACCGCCACACAGGGCACCGGCCGGGAGGCGATGGCGGGACTGGGCGGGGACATCGGCGCGAAGACCGGCTCGGCGGAGGTGGACCGGCAGGCCGTGTCCAACAGCTGGTTCACCGGCTTCCGCGACGACCTCGCCGCGGCGGCCATGACCGAGGAGGGCGGGCACGGCGGCGACGCGGCCGGCCCGATCGTGGCGGACGTGCTGCGGGCAGGCGGCTGA
- a CDS encoding energy-coupling factor ABC transporter permease, which translates to MHVPDGFINAPTSAVTGVVAAGAIAVSLRGARRELGQERTAPLAGLVAAFIFAVQMLNFPVAAGTSGHLLGGALAAILVGPFTGVLCVSVVLLMQGILFADGGLTALGVNITDMAIVTTVVAYTVFRGLVTVLPRSRRSVTAASFVAALLSVPAAALAFTLLYGIGGTTDVPLGKVATAMIGVHVLIGIGEAVITALTVGAVLAVRPDLVYGARGLTRKLKLRVNGELVDAPAVQPVTVPATTRSPRKLWITGLVTSLVLAGFVSFYASADPDGLEKVAADQGIDKKAEEHAAADSPLADYGVEDVDDARLSGGLAGVIGVGVTVVAGSTVFWVVRRRRTRDVSPTSTSTGV; encoded by the coding sequence GTGCACGTACCCGACGGATTCATCAACGCCCCGACCTCCGCCGTGACCGGGGTCGTCGCCGCCGGCGCCATCGCCGTCAGCCTGCGCGGCGCGCGCCGCGAGCTCGGCCAGGAGCGCACGGCCCCGCTGGCGGGGCTGGTGGCGGCCTTCATCTTCGCGGTGCAGATGCTGAACTTCCCCGTGGCGGCGGGGACCAGCGGCCATCTGCTGGGCGGTGCGCTGGCCGCGATACTCGTGGGCCCCTTCACCGGGGTCCTGTGCGTCTCCGTCGTCCTGCTCATGCAGGGCATCCTCTTCGCCGACGGCGGCCTGACCGCGCTCGGCGTGAACATCACCGACATGGCGATCGTGACGACCGTCGTCGCCTACACGGTCTTCCGGGGCCTGGTGACGGTCCTGCCCCGCTCCCGCCGGTCGGTGACCGCCGCCTCCTTCGTGGCCGCCCTGCTCTCCGTCCCGGCCGCCGCCCTCGCCTTCACCCTCCTGTACGGGATCGGCGGCACCACCGACGTCCCGCTCGGCAAGGTCGCCACCGCGATGATCGGCGTGCACGTCCTCATCGGCATCGGCGAGGCCGTGATCACCGCGCTCACCGTGGGCGCCGTCCTCGCCGTGCGCCCCGACCTGGTGTACGGCGCCCGCGGCCTGACGCGGAAGCTGAAGCTGCGGGTGAACGGCGAGCTGGTCGACGCGCCGGCCGTCCAGCCGGTCACCGTCCCGGCCACCACCCGCTCCCCGCGCAAGCTGTGGATCACCGGACTGGTCACCTCGCTCGTGCTGGCCGGGTTCGTCAGCTTCTACGCCTCCGCCGACCCCGACGGCCTGGAGAAGGTCGCCGCCGACCAGGGCATCGACAAGAAGGCCGAGGAGCACGCGGCCGCCGACTCCCCGCTCGCCGACTACGGCGTGGAGGACGTCGACGACGCCCGGCTGTCCGGCGGCCTCGCCGGTGTGATCGGCGTGGGCGTGACCGTCGTCGCGGGCAGCACGGTCTTCTGGGTGGTGCGCCGAAGGCGGACCCGCGACGTGTCCCCGACGTCCACGAGCACGGGCGTCTGA
- a CDS encoding dolichyl-phosphate-mannose--protein mannosyltransferase — MTTTASSTDTRKDQAPPEGRTAWQQRLRRFGYTAGPGGDVRERLVPPYTRPGARMWDSLGVPAALADRFVRWSGWGGPLLVTLLAGVIRFWNLSSPKAVIFDETYYAKDAWGLVHRGFEVNWDKNANDLILNSGGQVPIPTDAAYVVHPPVGKYVIGLGELVFGFDPFGWRFMPALLGTLSVLLLCRIGRRLFRSTFLGCLAGALLAVDGLHFVMSRTALLDSVLMFFVLAAFGCLVVDRDRARERLAAALPVDADGRVRPDAHVAETTRIGWRPWRWAAGLMLGLAIGTKWNGLYITAAFCVMTVLWDVAARRVAGARRPYRAVLRRDLGWAFLSTVPVAIVTYVWSWAGWIFSPDDGSGGYYRNWAATDGRNSDWSWLFPDWWRSLWHYETQVFDFHTSLTSPHTYQSNPWSWIVLGRPVSYFYESPAPGQDGCPADAGGKCAREVLALGTPLLWWVACFAVLYVLWRWLFRRDWRAGAIACGVLAGYVPWFLYQERTIFLFYAVVFVPFLCLAVAMLLGAIVGRPGSGETRRLAGATGAGVLVLLIAWNFIYFWPIYTGTALPMDAWRSRMWLDTWV; from the coding sequence GTGACCACTACCGCGTCCTCCACGGACACCCGGAAGGACCAGGCGCCGCCCGAGGGGCGGACGGCGTGGCAGCAGCGGCTGCGCCGCTTCGGATACACGGCGGGACCCGGCGGTGACGTCCGCGAGCGGCTGGTGCCGCCGTACACCCGGCCCGGTGCGCGGATGTGGGACTCCCTCGGCGTTCCGGCCGCGCTCGCCGACCGGTTCGTGCGCTGGTCGGGCTGGGGCGGGCCGCTGCTGGTGACGCTGCTGGCGGGAGTGATCAGGTTCTGGAACCTGAGCAGCCCGAAGGCGGTGATATTCGACGAGACGTACTACGCCAAGGACGCCTGGGGGCTGGTCCACCGCGGGTTCGAGGTCAACTGGGACAAGAACGCCAACGACCTGATCCTGAACAGCGGCGGGCAGGTGCCGATCCCGACGGACGCGGCGTACGTGGTGCATCCGCCGGTCGGCAAGTACGTGATCGGGCTCGGCGAACTGGTCTTCGGCTTCGACCCGTTCGGCTGGCGGTTCATGCCCGCGCTGCTCGGCACGCTGTCGGTGCTGCTGCTGTGCCGGATCGGCCGCCGCCTGTTCCGCTCCACCTTCCTCGGCTGCCTGGCGGGGGCGCTGCTGGCGGTGGACGGGCTGCACTTCGTGATGAGCCGCACCGCGCTGCTGGACAGCGTGCTGATGTTCTTCGTGCTGGCCGCCTTCGGCTGCCTGGTCGTCGACCGGGACAGGGCGCGGGAGAGACTCGCCGCCGCGCTGCCGGTGGACGCCGACGGCCGCGTCCGGCCGGACGCGCACGTGGCCGAGACCACCCGGATCGGGTGGCGGCCGTGGCGCTGGGCGGCGGGGCTGATGCTGGGCCTGGCCATCGGCACCAAGTGGAACGGCCTGTACATCACGGCCGCGTTCTGCGTGATGACCGTGTTGTGGGACGTCGCCGCCCGCCGGGTGGCGGGCGCGCGCCGGCCGTATCGTGCGGTCCTCCGGCGCGATCTGGGGTGGGCCTTCCTGTCGACGGTCCCGGTCGCGATCGTCACCTACGTGTGGTCCTGGGCGGGCTGGATCTTCTCCCCCGACGACGGCTCCGGCGGCTACTACCGCAACTGGGCGGCCACCGACGGCAGGAACAGCGACTGGTCCTGGCTCTTCCCGGACTGGTGGCGGAGCCTGTGGCACTACGAGACGCAGGTGTTCGACTTCCACACCAGCCTCACGTCGCCGCACACCTACCAGTCCAACCCGTGGAGCTGGATCGTCCTGGGCCGCCCGGTCTCCTACTTCTACGAGTCGCCGGCGCCCGGCCAGGACGGCTGCCCGGCCGACGCGGGCGGCAAGTGCGCCCGCGAGGTGCTGGCGCTCGGCACGCCGCTGCTGTGGTGGGTGGCCTGCTTCGCGGTCCTGTACGTGCTGTGGCGCTGGCTCTTCCGCCGCGACTGGCGGGCGGGCGCGATCGCCTGCGGCGTGCTGGCCGGGTACGTGCCGTGGTTCCTGTACCAGGAGCGCACGATCTTCCTCTTCTACGCCGTGGTCTTCGTGCCGTTCCTGTGCCTGGCGGTGGCGATGCTGCTGGGCGCGATCGTCGGCCGGCCCGGTTCGGGCGAGACCCGGCGGCTGGCGGGGGCGACGGGCGCGGGCGTGCTGGTGCTGCTGATCGCCTGGAACTTCATCTACTTCTGGCCCATCTACACCGGCACCGCCCTCCCGATGGACGCCTGGCGGTCACGGATGTGGCTGGACACCTGGGTGTAG